Genomic segment of Gymnogyps californianus isolate 813 chromosome 16, ASM1813914v2, whole genome shotgun sequence:
TGTTCAACTCTGTTTTAATGTGGGTGAGTGAggctgctaattttttttttttcccaaccatGGCCTACACATTCTTTGTAACCTGACCATCTAGAATAAACACTCCACCCTAGGGCTCTCGGTAACTACCTGAATGATGCTTTGACACTGGCTGCTCTTGAATTGGAAGAACAGCTGATAGCTGGAGTCTGTAGATAACATTTATCCCCCAGCAAGAAACTGGGGTCTCTTGTACTGGGATAAGGGCCTGTATCCACTTGGTTCTGGGATGTAAGTTGATCTGCACTAAGCACCTCAGGCTATAAACATGCCTCTTCTGGACCCCTCCCCACTCTTTCTTTGGGTGGTCACCTTCTGCACTGCTTGTGGTTTGATTTGAGATAATGAGTTAAGTGGTGTGGATTTTGTTGAATAAAATGAACTATAGGTGTAATGTACCAGTCAAGGCCAACAGTTGCAATAAATCATATGCACATGCACTTACAGTACTGCACACTTCCTGAGCTATAACTGAACTGTCATACCAACGTGGAGCACAATACCACTTAGTTGCACAGATTCAAATCTTACCTTCCTACTGACAGAATTCATGCCAGGGAGCTGGCACTACCTTACAGTGCAAGACTGACAGGTGTCTTCTGTTATCTTCAGCCCCACGTGCACCAGTGGTCTGCCTGCACTTGCACAGGCTTTAAAAAGTTGATGTGCTCTCTCCCTTTGACACTGTGACTGATCTGAGCAAGGAAGGTGTGTTTGAGGCTCCTGGAGTCAGGTATTCTAACGCCACTGGTAAAGTCATTGGTTGTGTCCCTATTTAAAAAGTTTGTCAATACATTGGTGCTTGATTTCAAAGCAGTAGGCTCCACATTGTACCAGTGCTTCCTCGAGGCACTTAAGCGTGTGCACATGGGAAGCTACTACCAAAGAGTATACTTCACAAAACTCTGTATGTGGCTGTAAAccagaaagaaggggaagagggagggggtAAAGAATACTTCAACTGCTACAGGAGGATAGCGGAAGCACCtgcaaaatgttctttgaaaGCAGCTTGACTTCATGCTTGGTCACAATTAGCTACACTTGATGGAAAGGCAGTACAGCTTGTCAAGAGAGTGCAAAGAACCTAAGACAAGATGCCTCAAAGTGGTAACACATCTTGCTGTTAATGCTTTACATGCACATTGGAAAACTATTGCTGAGGGCAGAGAAAGCAACTAAGAAAGAAAGATTCAAGGATGCAGTTAACTGTGTTCATGGTACTATTGTTTCCTACTTGTAATAGTCATTTTAAGCCATGGAACAGGAGTAACTACTTAGTGTCTAACCAGTATCTGTTGCGTTTTATTATCTCTACATGTTTATAGTCAACTTTTCTTTGCATTGGGAAGAGGGACAGAATAGCTGGAGCTAGCGTAACTCACCTCCACATCTCACAGGCACTAAAACAAGGGAAGTGATGTGGGCAAGGAAGACTGTCCCTTCTGCAGGGGCAGTCTCCACAGGACAGCATCTTCAAGTTGTTTTCCCATGGGTTCAAGAGGGAATACCAGCAACGCTACTTTCCTGTAACTGATTGGTGTAAACTTAATAAATATCTAAGCAGTACTTGTACCTATGAGTTTTATAATGGGTTGGATGGAGTTGAGCCTTACAGCTCTACCTTGCATTCCCTGTAATCTCTGCTCCTGTGTACACAACTGGTGCTTTTGTGACTCAAAACAATGGATATGGATAACAGGTGCACTTGAAGATAAGGTAAAAAACAGTAACATGttaatgctttttctgtacTGAAGGAGAATAACTACATTCCTTGTCCTGTCTAACTGCCTAAAGCTCACTTCTACCTCAGCATGAAGATCACTGAGCTGCTACGCTCCTTAGGAGTATAAGTGGTTTTGACTCCTGGAGTGAAACAGGCAAGTAACCTACTTaagtaaaaccattttttttttttttttttaaactttatttaagAACACTCGGAATGGGGGAATGAAGTGTTAAGTATGAACAGATGCTTCTTCTGTCCCCTGCTCTGCTTAACACTGAAGATAACTGGTAACATCTTGATTACACAAATACAGGACAGAAGTGAACCGTGACAAGTAACGTTCAGTCTGTCTCTGTGCCATCATCATCCTCCTCATCTCCGCTTTGAGACTGCTCTTCTGTAAGGGAACAGCTCAACAAGGACTTCTGTATACACCGTCTTTCCTCTGCAATAAAGAGAGCAACAGAGGGTCATTACTTGATCTCTTCACATGCGCAGGAATATCCTCAACTTCTAAAGAAAGGAACATTTCTCAGCTCAAGAATTCAGAAGTAGCCCAGCATATCCTACAAAACCCCCAGGAACTGAGGCCGCATTTTAGGAAAGGGGCTGGAGGAACTCACCTTCATTTGTACAGTTTTGCAACAACATCAGCAGCTGTCTTCTATTATACTGAATCAGAAATTTCTGACATGTTCTTATAGTACCTGTAGGAGTCACAAGAACAATATGTAACAATCTACAAAATCAAGTGTTTCAGAGCTGCTAGTATATTTTCTGAAGATCACTGTATCAAGTGACAAATGCCCCAGGCAACAACTTTCTTAATGCAAGTGCTAAGAAGTGGCTGTAGGCTTCGTTTCCACACTGTTGAGGTTAAGTGGTGGAAGAATAATTTCTAACATGTAGTGCCCATTATTTGCCCGAAGTGGTTAATTTTCAGGACATGGATGATactggacttttaaaaatatattttcaaagaaaataatgtaatatagTATTTGctgctctggttttgtgttAAATGTAATGATTCAAGCAGAATTAATGAGGGTTTCAACAAAGAACTGCTGGTGCCTATTTCTTATTTAGATCTTCTAGGAGCTGCTATGTTAGTGACACATAAGATGTGTCTATCGCACCCACAGCAGTTAAGATGGGGTTCTTCCATTTTAGCAGCGCTGGAAGGTACGATTAAGCTCTGTGGCCTCCCCCCAGGCACCAGAGACTCCGCACCCAGCACCGGGGCAGCGTAGGCAGCGGCTGACCTCCGACGTGCAAGGTGTTGAGGAAGCAGGGGTACCGCTGGTTCCGGCTCTCCAGCTGCCTCACGAAGGGGAGCGCCGAGCAGAGCAGCCTGTAGGAGTCCTTGCGGCACCGCAGGAGCACGGTCCCGGTGTAGGCGTTCAGGTACTTCACTGCGGGGGCACACACGCACCGGTGAGCCCGGACCCCGCGCCCCGGCCCTTCCCGGAGGagccccctcaccccccccgAGGgcccggggaggcgggggcAGCGCGTCCCGCCGGCACCTGTGAAGGAGATGGAGCAGCAGGCCAGGCCGTAGTCTCCGTGCACTCGCCCGATGGCGTCCCTGACGGCGAGGCCCACCGCGCGGTCCTCAATGCACTGCCGGCACCGCGGGTCCTC
This window contains:
- the POP5 gene encoding ribonuclease P/MRP protein subunit POP5 — protein: MVRFKNRYVLCEVVSEDPRCRQCIEDRAVGLAVRDAIGRVHGDYGLACCSISFTVKYLNAYTGTVLLRCRKDSYRLLCSALPFVRQLESRNQRYPCFLNTLHVGGTIRTCQKFLIQYNRRQLLMLLQNCTNEEERRCIQKSLLSCSLTEEQSQSGDEEDDDGTETD